Part of the Mycolicibacterium mageritense genome is shown below.
CAGAACGAGGTGCCCTCGGCACCCGGTCAGGGCACAGTGGTCGGAGTGGCTCCGGGACAAGAGAATTCCGACATCTCGGGCCTCGATTTCCTCAGGCAGATCCATCGGCTCCACGAAAACGGGAACCTCAAGGGGTCACTGCTCGGGCAGATGCCCCAGCAGCAACTCGGTGAGCCACTGCCGGGCACGGCGCCGCCACCGGGCACCAATGTCCCGCCCGGTCTGGTCCAGAACCTCCCGCCGGCCCCGGACCCGGCCGCTCCCCCGCTCGATCCCGCTACACCTCCGGCGCCCTGACGACCGGGAACGGCTACCGGCCCTCCTGCACCCAGGCATAAACTCGTAGGTGACGGCCGGGGCCGCCGGCGGGCATGCGCCGGCACAAGATCCGGCCACTGGGAGGGTCTTGTGCCTGCTACCTCGATACGGCCGAAACTCGTTTTGGGCGTGCTACTTTCGGCAGCGCTCGCAGGCTTTCTCGGCACCGTGCCACCGGCTGCAGCCGATCCGACCTCAGAATCGGCTGACGCCGTCATGGCTCACCTGACCGATCAGGGCTACGACGTACAGATCAACTGGGTCGGCGGCAAGAGTTCGATGCCACTGACGGAGTGCCGGGTCACCGGGATACACAACCCGGATCGCTCGGCACCGCCGGCCGACAGATCGTCGACGACGGTCTATGTCGACGTCTCGTGCCCCAACGAGCCCGACGATTCGGGCGTCATCTTCGGTCCGTTCGGCATCTTCGGCTGACCGCCCAGACCCCGGCGTCAGAAGGCCCCTGCGGCGGGAACCGTCGTCGTCGCATACGGATTCGACATCGTGGTGGTGGGTGGCGCCGACGTCGTCGCCGGTGGTTCTGCCGGCTCCGGTGGCGGCGCCGTCGAAACCACCACCTCACTGGTGGTGACGGGGACGGTTCGCGGCGTGCCGGCCGACGTCGATGGCGTGGAATGCGCACGAGGCGGCGACGTGGTCGCCGAGACTGTCGTCGTGGCGTCCCCGGTCGTCGGCGGCAGCGTGGAGTGGCGCGAGGTCAGGACGACCGCGAGGACCAACACCCCGATCGCGGCCACGCCGCCGATACCTGCGACGGCCGCCGCAAGCGGTCGCTCATGCCACGGAGCCTTTTCTTCAGGACTGCTATCCAGCACTTGACCTGGTCTTCTGGTTTGCGGAGCCGAGCGGAGACCCGATCAGCGACAACGTAATCAAGCAGATCACCCCGCCGAGTACGGCGAAGTCGGCGACGTTGAACACTGGCCCCCAGCCGATGGCGAGGAAATCCACCACCTGCCCGCGCAGCGGACCCGGTGACCGGAACACTCGATCGACCAGGTTACCGGTGGCGCCCCCGAGCACCATGCCGAGCCCCAGCGCCCACCCCGCCGAACGCACACGCCAACCGAGCGCGCCGACTGCCACCACCGTGATCAGGACTGCCACACTCAGCAGGACGGCGTTGCCCGCGGCAATGGACAGCGCTGCGCCTGCGTTTCGGGTCAGCACGCACACCAGCCGGTCGCCGACCAACGAGACCGCGTGACCGGGCTCGAGTAGGCCGACCGCCAGTGATTTGGTTCCCACGTCGACCAGCAGAACCGCCGCGCCGACCACGAACAGAAGCCTCCGGCGCGTGGGCGCTGCCCCGATAATCGCCGCGGCGGCAGGCATGCTCGTCATGTCGGCCGTCACCGGCCCATTATCCGCCGGAACGTCACGACCAGCCACTTCACCGACGCATCCGGCGGGTGAACACTGAGGCCGCCACGCGTGCCGCGCGATCGATGGCACAGTCGAAGGGGTGACACCGCCCAACAACGACTACTGGAATCACAACACCGCCTACCATCCGTGGCTGACGAGGATCGCCGCCGGCCACCGCGGCGATGTCCTCGACGTCGGCTGTGGGGACGGCCTGCTGTCCCAGCGGCTGGCGCCCGTGTCGCGATCGGTGACCGCGATCGACCCGGAATCGAATGCGCTGCAACGTGCTTGGCTGCGCCTGGCCGACTACCCGAATGTCACGGTGACCCAGACGAGTTTCGAAGACTTCGACCCCGGAGAACGGCGGTACGACCTGATCACCATGGTTGCGAGCCTGCACCACATGGATCTCCGGTCCGGCCTCACCAAGGCACGCGGCTTGCTGACGCCGCAGGGCGAGATCGCCGTGGTGGGGCTGTCCGCGAACCGGGCACTGCGCGATTGGCTCTGGTCTGGACTCTGCCTTCCCGCGGTGCGGATCGGTTCGCGGCTGCACGGCGAAACCAGAGACGTCGGGGTGGCCGTCGCCAGGCCGACCGAAACCCTGGACGAGATTCGCCAGGTCGCGGACGAGGTCCTGCCCGGCGCTTCGATCCGCCGCGGGCTGTACTACCGCTATCTGCTGCGGTGGCCGGTCCCGCACAAGGACTAGGCTCAGCGCGTGTCCGAACTCGTCCTCACGCAGATCGACAACAACGTCGCACTCATCACTGTGAACGATCCCGACCGCCGCAACGCGGTCACCTTCGAGATGTCGGCGGGATTGTGTGCCGCGATCGAGTCGGTCGAGGCCAACCCCGACGTGCACGCGGTGATCGTGACCGGCGCGGGCAAGGCGTTCTGCGCAGGCGCGGATCTCACCGCGCTGGGCGCAGCGACCGAGGACGGGCTGCGCAAGATCTATGACGGTTTCCTGGCCGTCGCGCACTGTTCGCTGCCGACCATCGCCGCAGTCAACGGCGCGGCCGTCGGCGCGGGCCTGAATCTCGCGCTGGCCGCCGATGTCCGCATCGCCGGGCCTGCGGCCCTGTTCGATCCGCGATTCCAGAAACTCGGCATCCATCCCGGTGGCGGTGCCACGTGGATGCTGCAACGCGCCGTCGGCCCGCAGGTGGCCCGGGCGGCGCTGCTGTTCGGAATGCGGTTCGACGCCGAAGCCGCGGTGCGCCACGGCCTGGCACTGTCGATCGCGGGTGATCCGGTCGGCGCTGCCCGCGAACTCGCCGCGGGTCCGGCCGCAGCGCCCCGCGAGGTCGTCATCGCCACGAAGGCGTCGATGCGCGCCACCGCGAACCCCGGTGTGATCGACTCCGACCAACACCGGATCGCCGTCGACACCGAGCTGGGCCCGCAGGCTGCGTCGATCGAATCCCCGGAATTTGCACAGCGGTTGGCCGCGGCGAAGCGCAAGTAGCGCTACATCTCCAGCAGCGCCAACTCCGGCGCCTCGATCAGTCCGCGTAGCTCGCACAGGAATTCGGCTGCCTGCGCGCCATCGGCGATCCGGTGGTCGAACGCACACGTCAGCGACATCGTCGGGCGGGCCACCACGACGCCGTCGACCACCACGGGACGTTCCTTCAAGGATCCCATGCCGAGAATGGCAGCCTCGGGAAAGTTGATCACCGGTACGCCGTCATCGAGCCCGAGCGCACCGAAGTTCGACACCGTGAACGTCGAACCGGTCAGCTCGGCGGGCGTGAGGGTGCCGGCCCGGGCTCCTTCGGCCAACCGGTTCACCACCTCGGCCAGCTGCCGGGTGCTCAGACTGTGCGCGTCGCGCACCACGGGGACGAGCAAGCCGCGCGCCGTCGCCACCCCGAAGCCGAGGTGTATGTCGGGGTGTTGGTGAACCTGCGCACCACCGCTGGTTTCCACCCACGTCGAGTTCAGGATCAGGTGCCTGCGCAGCGCGACGACCACCAACCGCAGCGTCAGGATGAACGGCGTGACCGGCAGCTCGGGGTCGGTCGCGCGGATCCGGTCCCGCAGCCGCACCAGGGCTGAGCAGTCCACGTCGACACGGGCATGCGCATCGGGAATCTCGCGACGTGACAACGTCATCCGCCGCGCCATCTCGGCCTGGACACCGCGCACGTCGAGCAGCTCGGAGCTGCCCGCGGCAGCGAGCACGTCGTCGCGGGTGATGATGCCGTCGGGTCCGGATCCCGGGGACAGCGTGCTGAGATCGACGTGAAGTTCGGCGGCCAGCTTGCGCACCGGCGGTTTGGCCCTGGGCCGGCCCGCCGGCGGCGGAGCTTCCGACGGCGTCGCGGGAGCGCGTCTGCTGGTGTCCATGGTGTCGTCGGCGCCGTAGCCGACGAGGACCGGCTTGCGAGCGGCACCTGTCCCGTTGACCGCCGGCGTGGCCTCCGTCGTCGCGATGCGCACGAGCAGCGACCCGACGTTGAGCGTTTCGCCCGGCGCACCGCCGAGTTCGAGCACCTGCCCGGCGTAGGGGCTGGGGATCTCGACCTCGGCCTTGTTGGTCTCCACGGTGCACAGTGTCTGGTTCAACTCGACGGTGTCACCGACTGCGACGTTCCAACTGGTGATGGTCGCGTCCTGGAGCCCCTCCCCGAGGTCGGGCACCAGGAATTCCCGATTCACGGCTGCTCCATTGCGCGCTCGACGCAGTCCAGCAGCCGGTCGACACCCGGTAGCCACACCTTTTCCAGGCGGGCCGGCGGGTAAGGCGTGTCAAACCCGGTGGCGCGCATCACCGGAGCCTCCAGGTCGTAGAACAGCTCCTCGGAGATCCGGGCGGCCAGTTCGGCGCCGAACCCCAATGTGCGCGGGCCCTCGTGCATCACCACGACGCGCCCGGTGCGGCGCACCGAGGCCGCGACGGTGTCGAAATCGAGTGGGTTGAGCGTGCGCAGGTCGATCACCTCGAGGCTCCAGCCGCGGGCCGCCGCGGACTCGGCCGCGTTCAGCGCGGTGGCGACCAAACCGCCGTAGGTGATCACCGTGACGTCAGTACCGTTGCGGCGCACCGCAGCCCGGCCTATGGGCAGGCCGGGAGTGCTCGTGTCGACGGGCTCACGCGCCCAGTACCGCCGTTTCGGTTCGAGGAAGATCACCGGGTCGAGGCTCGAGATCGACTGCCGCAAAAGCCAGTACGCGTCGGAGGGCGTGGACGGCACCACCACTTTGAGCCCGGCTGTGTGCAGCCAGTAGGTTTCGGTGGACTCCGAGTGATGTTCCACCGCACCGATGCCGCCGAACGACGGGATGCGCACCGTCACGGGCATGGCGATGTCACCGTGGGTCCGCATGCGGTATTTCGCCAGATGGC
Proteins encoded:
- a CDS encoding class I SAM-dependent methyltransferase, which produces MTPPNNDYWNHNTAYHPWLTRIAAGHRGDVLDVGCGDGLLSQRLAPVSRSVTAIDPESNALQRAWLRLADYPNVTVTQTSFEDFDPGERRYDLITMVASLHHMDLRSGLTKARGLLTPQGEIAVVGLSANRALRDWLWSGLCLPAVRIGSRLHGETRDVGVAVARPTETLDEIRQVADEVLPGASIRRGLYYRYLLRWPVPHKD
- a CDS encoding alpha-ketoacid dehydrogenase subunit beta; its protein translation is MTQIIDRPAAQGDSPEPWEPILTSVRKTAELTMVQAINQALHDAMAADESVLVFGEDVATLGGVFRVTEGLSETFGGDRCFDTPLAESAIIGIAIGMAIRGFRPVPEIQFDGFSYPAFDQIASHLAKYRMRTHGDIAMPVTVRIPSFGGIGAVEHHSESTETYWLHTAGLKVVVPSTPSDAYWLLRQSISSLDPVIFLEPKRRYWAREPVDTSTPGLPIGRAAVRRNGTDVTVITYGGLVATALNAAESAAARGWSLEVIDLRTLNPLDFDTVAASVRRTGRVVVMHEGPRTLGFGAELAARISEELFYDLEAPVMRATGFDTPYPPARLEKVWLPGVDRLLDCVERAMEQP
- a CDS encoding signal peptidase II — protein: MTADMTSMPAAAAIIGAAPTRRRLLFVVGAAVLLVDVGTKSLAVGLLEPGHAVSLVGDRLVCVLTRNAGAALSIAAGNAVLLSVAVLITVVAVGALGWRVRSAGWALGLGMVLGGATGNLVDRVFRSPGPLRGQVVDFLAIGWGPVFNVADFAVLGGVICLITLSLIGSPLGSANQKTRSSAG
- a CDS encoding dihydrolipoamide acetyltransferase family protein codes for the protein MNREFLVPDLGEGLQDATITSWNVAVGDTVELNQTLCTVETNKAEVEIPSPYAGQVLELGGAPGETLNVGSLLVRIATTEATPAVNGTGAARKPVLVGYGADDTMDTSRRAPATPSEAPPPAGRPRAKPPVRKLAAELHVDLSTLSPGSGPDGIITRDDVLAAAGSSELLDVRGVQAEMARRMTLSRREIPDAHARVDVDCSALVRLRDRIRATDPELPVTPFILTLRLVVVALRRHLILNSTWVETSGGAQVHQHPDIHLGFGVATARGLLVPVVRDAHSLSTRQLAEVVNRLAEGARAGTLTPAELTGSTFTVSNFGALGLDDGVPVINFPEAAILGMGSLKERPVVVDGVVVARPTMSLTCAFDHRIADGAQAAEFLCELRGLIEAPELALLEM
- a CDS encoding enoyl-CoA hydratase gives rise to the protein MSELVLTQIDNNVALITVNDPDRRNAVTFEMSAGLCAAIESVEANPDVHAVIVTGAGKAFCAGADLTALGAATEDGLRKIYDGFLAVAHCSLPTIAAVNGAAVGAGLNLALAADVRIAGPAALFDPRFQKLGIHPGGGATWMLQRAVGPQVARAALLFGMRFDAEAAVRHGLALSIAGDPVGAARELAAGPAAAPREVVIATKASMRATANPGVIDSDQHRIAVDTELGPQAASIESPEFAQRLAAAKRK